gttaattcatcttcgtcctgtgccagacttagcctgatccagttcaaggtggtccacagggctcacatgatggtagcccggatgagcaggttctttgaggaggtggaggatagatgtgggtggtgtgggattTGCAGActttatgtcagaagtcctggaagggagggtaaccccgcgtccagaactggcaatatttggggtactggatgatccgggggccaagggggggagggaggccaatgtcctggccttcttctccctggtggcccggagatggattttgctgggttgGAGGGAATCAGAGTCCCGAAGTCaggtgtgtgggtcagcgatatggcagggtttctcagtctggaaaaaaaaatcaagttcgccttgacaaCTCAGAGTTCGCCtaaaggtggcaaccgttcatcgacttcttcaaagaaaattaaacgtcagcagtaagagggggctggggctggttgggggcttcttttttatatatatatatagatatacatGTGTCAGCCCACATgactgtttaagaaatgttaatatgttaaactgtgaaaattttaagtgcttcaataaaatattttctaaaagatTTTCAGATGTGTGAATATGTTGGTGTTGACAGAGGGATGATGAGTTTAAGAATTATTTGTTGCACACCTCACATCTGATTGGTTTCTCCCAGTGTGTTTATGTTGGTGCATGAGGAATTGTGACGAATTTGAGAATGATTTGTTGCATAACCCACATGGGAATGGTTTATCCCcggtgtgaatgcgttggtgtacACGGAGGTTTGATGACTGTGAGAATGATTTGTTGCACACGTTGCACAtgaatggtttctctccagtgtgaatgcgtcggtGCACACGGAGCGTCGTTAACTGCGAGAATGATTTGTCGCACTCGTCACACCCGAATGGTTTGTTCCCGCTGTGAATGCGTTGATGTTTACGGAGAGTTGAGGAGTCAGTGAATGGTTTGTTGCACACCTCGCAAATAAATGGTTTCTCGCCAGTGTGAATACGCTGATGTACCCGTAGGGCTGATGAACATGAGAaagatttgtcacacacctcacacacatagggtttctcccctgtgtgaatcctCTGGTGACTCAGGAGTTGGGAGTCTTGGGTGAAAGTCATCTCACAAACCTTACATCTGAAAGGTTTCACCCCCGTGTGAATCCTTTGGTGTATCAGGAGGCTTGTAGATGTCATAAAACATTTATTACAAATGTCACACTTGAATCGTTTTCCATCCATATGGTTGCAGTTGGGTTTACAATGATTGTATTGTGTGTTCAGGAGATATTATGAGCCTATGCAACCGTGCAGACACCACACGCTTGAAGAGACTTGCACCTGTAGAAATTAGTCGATGATTGAGCTCACACCACACTTTGAGCCCGCTCACTTCTTCCCAGCCTCAACCAAACTGATGGCCCACAGCCGAACCTTCAGAAAGGTTGGTTCTAATGGAAAGTTCCACTCCACTGACCAGTTTCAGATCTAATGAGATGCCAAAGGTACCTGACTGATTTCCAGATGATACTTTCACTGACCAACCTTCTCTGTGTTGAGCAATGCCGAGAGGGGACTGGATGTCTTCTCGCAGTTGTCCAGTTGTTCCTTGGATTATGGTCAGGATCTTTCTGTAGTGTCTATCCTCTCTATATTCTCTGGTGCAGTATGGTGATGTCCTTCTGTAAATCAGAAAAAGGAAACATGATTTCCTCCAACTCTCCTTCCTCCTTTGCTTCGAGGGCTGACTCCTCAGTTAGAGACTGTTCTACAGTGAGTGCTAGTCTGTATTTATCCGTATGGGGAATCAGATACAACTCCTTTATTTTTGCCCACTTAACTGTCATACACCCTCTGTTTCCAGCAGGGCCACTGGATAGCGACCAGGAGACAACGTGGCTACTTTCTTTCCTCTATGCAGACTCCCATCTTCCCAGGCACCGTGAGGACAATGGAAAAGACAGTTGAGCAGAGTGTAAAATGGTCTTTCAATTAACGTAGAGCTTGTGTTGTGCTCGTAAAGACCATTTTACCCTTGGAGAATTTGTTTCATCTCATCAGGAAAAATGTTAATCCGATGGAGATTTTGAAATTCCTTCCTTGTTTTCcaaaattattgaaaaaaaacACACTTGGTCGGAAGTGCTGGAAGCTGAGGAAAATATTGCTTCAGATTGAAGGGTTCTGGTTTATCCTGGGAAATGAGATGCACTGCTGCACATCCAAATTCAGCTGGGTAAAAGTATCAAATCAAAGCCCAGGCTTTTGGGAAAGACCGAGGCCTTCAGGTAAAATCTTTAAAGAAGACCATGAAATACATTTGAATAAATGTGTCTCTGCCCCGCCCAGATAATTACACCTCACCTTCTCATATTCAGTAATGACCCATCAACAAATCTCAgcctgtaaatcagaagggaaatgCTTCCAATAAATCACTCAATATCCAACACAGCCAATCACTAGCTCAGCTTTCTGATTGACGGCTCTTACAGCCAATCGGATACAAAGAAGCCCCTCTCACAATGGATGGCGCAATCATTTTTCTCAGCCAATCACTTTGGAGGGCGGAGCCGTTAACTGCGTCTGTGCTCCGCCGAATTCTGCGCAACCGCATTCCAGAGAGATTCTCACCCGGTCGAAACTACATGTCCCATGCTGCATGTGGCCCCAGCGTCTGCTGAGTGAGGAGCGGCAATATGAAATAAGTGGGAGAGCTGACGCGCGGTGCCCGATGGGAGCTTTAGTTTTCCCGCGCGCAGCAGCGGTTGGCGCCGAGTGTCCGCGAGCGGCTGAGTGGATTTGAAAAGCAGAGATTTGGGGAGGAAGCAGAGCGATGGCGGTGGGAAGATTCACCGTTGCAGCAGATTCTCTGCATACAACTGAAGGGGAAAATGGCACAAGTCAAAACAGTTCCACTGATTGGACAATACAGGAGACAAGAGGAGGATAGTGTGGCCGggcatgtcaaaggctgcagagagGTTGCTTCTGCCTCCACACGTTTCCTGAGCTCAGCATTTTCTCAATTTCCTTAtcacatttccagcattcacaccACTTTGCCCCATTGAATTCCAAGAGCTGCATTTTAGGGAAGTGGAGGCTATGGGTTGATGTGATTTAACTTTGAAAATAGCAACAGTTTGTCTTAGTGACTTCATGTGTACAAATTATTTTAATTGGAGAGGTGAGTGAGGGCCAAAGGTCATATTTACAAATTGTTCAAGGACAGAACTAGATTCATCAATCATTTAAAGTAACAAGGCAGCTGCTCAACAAggatattttatttaaaataatcaAACCTTAACAATGTCCATTTTTGGAGAAATctaattgaaaagcagagaagtgATGTTGAACTTGCCCCGAACCTtgtttagaccacacttggagagctgtgcatagaatttacagtgcagaaggaggccattcggcccattgagtctgcaccggcccctacaaagagcacccaactcaagcccatgtatctaccctatccctgtgacccagtaacccccacctaacctttttgaacacatagggcaatttagcatggccaatctacctaacctgcacatctttggactgtgggaggaaaccggagcacccggaggaaacccacgcagacacggggagaacgtgcagactccgcacagacagtgacccaagccgggaatcgaacctgggaccctggagctatgaagcaattactctaaccactatgctaccatgctgcccttaagaacaaattaatctacactagtTCAGATCAACGTATTGAAAAAGGACAGAAAggaactggagaaggtgcaaaaaaaAATTGAACAGAATGATATTGAGAATGGAGAGATTGTAACTATCACGAACGACTGAAAAGACTGGCACCCTTTTCCCCAtcagaatgtggaacttgttcccaCAGGCAAATAGTTTTGTTGTATTTGATGGGAAGTCAGGGAAGTAGCTGAGGGATAAAAGAGTAGAAGGATCTGCTGATCGGGTGAGATAAAATCAGTATGCAGAAAGCTCCTAAGCATCGGTCgatagcagatgggctgaatggtccgtaTCTCTGCTTTATAAAGTAGAATCAAAACTAGAAATATTCAgta
The window above is part of the Scyliorhinus canicula chromosome 9, sScyCan1.1, whole genome shotgun sequence genome. Proteins encoded here:
- the LOC119971551 gene encoding zinc finger protein 3-like isoform X1 yields the protein MDGKRFKCDICNKCFMTSTSLLIHQRIHTGVKPFRCKVCEMTFTQDSQLLSHQRIHTGEKPYVCEVCDKSFSCSSALRVHQRIHTGEKPFICEVCNKPFTDSSTLRKHQRIHSGNKPFGCDECDKSFSQLTTLRVHRRIHTGEKPFMCNVCNKSFSQSSNLRVHQRIHTGDKPFPYEATIIQMTNLNTTPEKNVSDSMGETLMIQLATYLRELNDRARKKNLTG
- the LOC119971551 gene encoding uncharacterized protein LOC119971551 isoform X2, with the translated sequence MRRRTSPYCTREYREDRHYRKILTIIQGTTGQLREDIQSPLGIAQHREGWSVKVSSGNQSDEATIIQMTNLNTTPEKNVSDSMGETLMIQLATYLRELNDRARKKNLTG